One genomic window of Oryctolagus cuniculus chromosome 11, mOryCun1.1, whole genome shotgun sequence includes the following:
- the KRT2 gene encoding keratin, type II cytoskeletal 2 epidermal yields the protein MSCQVSCRSRRSGVGGVGGGGRSFRGFSSGSAVVSGGSRRSASGFSCVSRHGGGGGGYGAGGFGSRSLVGLGGSRSISISVAGGSGSFGFAGGSGGRGGGFLGSGLGGGLGGGLGGGGGGFGGGSGFGGGRFGGGRFGGGGGFGGFGGPGGSGPGGFPGGGIHEVSINQSLLQPLDVKVDPEIQNVKSREREQIKVLNNKFASFIDKVRFLEQQNQVLQTKWELLQQIDVSTRTTRLDPLFQAYIGELKKRVDGLSAQRTSQDSELNSMQDLVEDFKKKYEDEINKRTAAENDFVTLKKDVDSTYMSKVELEARVGVLREDLEFLQFLFATELSQMQQTITDTNVILSMDNNRSLDLDSIIAEVRTQYEEIAQRSKDEAEALYHSKYEELQVTAGKHGESLKDLKIEISELNRMIQRLQGDISHVKKQCKSVQDSIADAEQRGEHAIKDAKNKLTDLEEALQQAREDLARLLRDYQELMNTKLALDVEIATYRKLLEGEECRMSGDFSSNVTVSVTSSSISSNVASRAGLGGRGSGSGGGFGSGSSSYGSGGRGSGSRGGGGASGYGGGSHGGSGSAGGFGSGGGSRGGSGSAGGFGSGGSSRGGSGSGGGSRGGSGGGSHGGSGSAGGFGSGGGSRGGSGTGGGVSGSEKGGLGAGESYGSSVTFSFR from the exons ATGAGCTGCCAGGTGTCGTGCAGGTCTCGGAGAAGCGGCGTTGGCGGCGTTGGCGGCGGCGGCAGAAGCTTCCGCGGCTTCAGCAGCGGCTCAGCCGTGGTCTCTGGTGGGAGCCGGCGATCGGCTTCAGGCTTCTCCTGCGTGAGCCGCCAcggtggcggcggcgggggtTACGGGGCCGGCGGCTTTGGAAGCCGCAGTCTGGTCGGCCTCGGAGGCTCCAGGAGCATCTCCATAAGTGTGGCCGGAGGGAGCGGAAGCTTTGGCTTTGCTGGTGGATCTGGCGGCCGAGGAGGCGGCTTCCTTGGAAGTGGCCTTGGAGGCGGCCTTGGAGGCGGCCTTGGAGGCGGCGGCGGTGGCTTCGGCGGAGGCAGCGGCTTCGGCGGAGGCCGCTTCGGCGGAGGCCGCTTTGGAGGTGGCGGCGGCTTTGGTGGCTTTGGGGGTCCCGGCGGCTCCGGGCCTGGAGGATTCCCTGGTGGAGGCATCCACGAAGTGTCCATCAACCAGAGCCTCCTGCAGCCTCTCGATGTTAAAGTAGACCCTGAGATCCAGAACGTGAAGTCCCGGGAGCGCGAGCAGATCAAAGTTCTCAACAACAAGTTTGCTTCCTTCATCGACAAG GTGCGCTTCCTGGAGCAGCAGAACCAGGTGCTACAGACCAAATGGGAGCTCCTGCAGCAGATCGACGTCAGCACCCGGACCACCCGCCTGgaccccctcttccaggcctacATCGGGGAGCTCAAGAAAAGAGTGGATGGGCTCTCTGCACAAAGGACGTCCCAGGACTCAGAGCTCAACAGCATGCAGGATCTCGTGGAGGATTTTAAGAAGAA GTACGAGGATGAAATCAACAAGCGCACAGCTGCTGAGAACGACTTCGTGACTCTTAAAAAG GATGTTGACAGTACCTACATGAGCAAGGTGGAACTGGAGGCCAGGGTGGGTGTGTTGAGAGAAGACCTGGAGTTCTTGCAGTTCCTCTTCGCTACG GAGCTGTCCCAGATGCAACAGACCATCACCGACACCAATGTCATCCTGTCCATGGACAACAACCGCTCCCTGGACCTGGACAGCATCATCGCCGAGGTGCGCACCCAGTATGAGGAGATTGCCCAGAGAAGCAAGGATGAGGCTGAGGCGCTGTACCACAGCAAG TACGAGGAGCTGCAGGTGACGGCCGGCAAGCACGGGGAGAGCCTCAAGGACCTCAAGATAGAGATCAGCGAGCTGAACCGCATGATCCAGAGGCTGCAAGGCGACATCAGCCACGTGAAGAAGCAG TGCAAGAGCGTCCAAGACTCCATTGCGGACGCTGAGCAGAGGGGCGAGCACGCCATCAAAGATGCCAAGAACAAGCTCACAGACTTGGAGGAGGCCCTGCAGCAGGCTCGGGAGGACCTGGCACGCCTGCTGCGCGATTATCAGGAGCTCATGAACACCAAGCTGGCCCTGGATGTGGAGATCGCCACCTACCGCAAGCTGCTGGAGGGCGAGGAGTGCAG gATGTCTGGAGACTTCAGCAGCAACGTGACTGTGT ccGTGACAAGCAGCTCCATCTCTTCCAATGTGGCCTCCAGGGCTggcttgggaggcagagggtccGGTTCTGGAGGAGGATTCGGTTCTGGAAGCAGCAGTTATGGTTCTGGAGGCAGAGGGTCCGGTTCCAGAGGTGGTGGAGGAGCCTCTGGCTATGGCGGTGGCTCCCATGGAGGTTCCGGCTCTGCAGGGGGATTCGGTTCCGGAGGCGGCTCCCGCGGAGGCTCCGGCTCTGCAGGGGGATTCGGCTCTGGTGGCAGCTCCCGCGGAGGCTCCGGCTCTGGCGGCGGCTCCCGTGGAGGCTCCGGAGGCGGCTCCCATGGGGGTTCCGGCTCTGCAGGGGGATTCGGTTCCGGAGGCGGCTCCCGCGGAGGTTCCGGCACTGGAggaggagtttctggctctgagaAGGGTGGCTTGGGTGCAGGTGAAAGCTACGGTTCCAGTGTGACCTTCTCTTTCAGATAA